A portion of the Ferroacidibacillus organovorans genome contains these proteins:
- a CDS encoding AbrB/MazE/SpoVT family DNA-binding domain-containing protein: MVMSVRIGKITSKFQITIPSEIREAVGANVGDQVLFQVNEKGEIVIRPLRIPTVDEVYGSLHQEKISYIPLDEARRITHDELAARQFQKKSGLDS; this comes from the coding sequence ATGGTGATGTCCGTGCGGATTGGAAAAATCACCTCTAAGTTTCAAATTACGATACCTAGTGAAATTCGGGAAGCTGTGGGTGCGAATGTCGGAGATCAAGTCTTGTTTCAAGTGAATGAAAAGGGTGAGATTGTTATTCGTCCTCTGCGCATACCGACCGTTGATGAGGTGTATGGATCTCTTCATCAAGAAAAAATTTCGTACATTCCTTTAGATGAGGCAAGGCGTATAACGCATGATGAATTGGCCGCTCGCCAATTCCAGAAAAAATCAGGGCTGGATTCATGA
- a CDS encoding nitric oxide synthase oxygenase: MAESSNEGAFIMGLYDEARAFILECFNELGKRVEETDGRLAAFEEEWLQRATYAPTYEELEHGARMAWRNSNRCIGRLFWKSLNVFDERHLGTPDEVVQALYRHIEFATNAGKIRPTITVFHPSVRIWNHQLVRYAGYETERGILGDPHSVVFTRVCEALGWRGKRTPFDVLPLVVQINGEQPVWFPIPEDMVLEVEIRHSDFPQFEALGLKWYAVPMISDMALEIGGTRYPAAPFNGWYMETEIGARNFADVTRYDRLPKVAALMGLDTKSDASLWKDKALIELNIAVLQSFKESGVTIVDHHTAAKQFERFEQIEMDEGRELTGDWTWLIPPVSPAATHIFHRNYDNTVVKPNYVRQESPF; encoded by the coding sequence ATGGCGGAATCATCCAATGAAGGGGCATTTATCATGGGATTGTACGACGAAGCACGAGCATTTATTTTAGAGTGCTTCAACGAACTTGGGAAGCGTGTTGAAGAAACCGACGGCAGGTTAGCTGCATTTGAAGAGGAATGGCTGCAAAGAGCAACGTACGCGCCTACATACGAAGAGCTGGAACACGGAGCGCGCATGGCGTGGAGAAATAGCAATCGCTGTATTGGGCGGCTGTTTTGGAAGTCACTGAACGTTTTTGATGAGAGGCATCTGGGAACACCTGACGAGGTGGTGCAGGCTCTTTACCGTCATATTGAGTTTGCCACAAACGCAGGAAAGATACGTCCTACAATTACCGTGTTTCATCCAAGTGTGCGGATTTGGAACCACCAACTTGTCCGTTACGCAGGCTATGAGACCGAGCGTGGAATTCTTGGTGATCCACATTCCGTTGTGTTTACGCGTGTCTGTGAAGCGTTGGGATGGCGAGGCAAGCGGACGCCGTTTGATGTTCTGCCCCTCGTGGTTCAAATCAATGGGGAACAACCCGTGTGGTTTCCCATTCCTGAGGATATGGTGTTGGAAGTTGAGATCCGTCATTCAGATTTCCCTCAATTTGAAGCGTTGGGACTGAAGTGGTACGCGGTTCCCATGATTTCTGACATGGCTTTAGAGATCGGGGGAACGCGCTACCCAGCGGCTCCATTTAATGGCTGGTACATGGAGACGGAGATCGGTGCTCGTAACTTTGCAGATGTGACGCGCTACGATAGGTTGCCGAAGGTGGCGGCGCTCATGGGGCTTGACACAAAATCGGACGCCTCTCTATGGAAGGACAAGGCGCTCATCGAGTTGAACATTGCTGTCCTGCAGTCCTTTAAGGAGAGCGGCGTGACGATTGTTGATCATCATACGGCCGCAAAGCAGTTTGAACGATTTGAGCAGATCGAAATGGATGAGGGACGCGAGCTTACGGGCGACTGGACCTGGCTGATTCCTCCGGTTTCTCCGGCGGCAACGCACATTTTCCATCGAAATTACGACAATACCGTTGTGAAGCCGAATTACGTTCGCCAAGAGAGCCCATTTTGA
- a CDS encoding permease, translating into MSELANSLRQDKRRWVWRISLFMLILLFGEWYVKWNPYYHKAFLAAAKHSIGSSIVSGKGDIAPAVGFTAAWHYAVAYFGAVWQAVILGVVVGAAVQVLIPKHWILKLLGHRKPTSVLAASALAVPGMMCTCCSAPIVVGLRKQDVATGSALAFWLANPVLNPATIIFAGFVLGWNFALIRILFGLLLVFSVGFIVNQFFEDRETPSGAKRAVEKALEHDQRPVWLRFITQLGRISLTVLPVYVLLVLLVGALRSWLFPAIDFTHADGVMWILGLALAGTFFVIPTAGEVPIIQTMMHYGLGIGPAWALLLTLPAVSAPSMAMVWRHFSKKALVFTGIATFITGILAGFVGLLL; encoded by the coding sequence ATGTCGGAATTGGCTAATTCACTACGCCAAGATAAACGTCGATGGGTGTGGCGGATCTCTCTTTTTATGTTGATTCTGCTTTTTGGTGAGTGGTATGTAAAATGGAATCCCTATTATCATAAGGCGTTTCTCGCGGCAGCCAAGCATTCCATTGGCAGTTCGATCGTGAGCGGTAAAGGGGATATTGCCCCAGCAGTTGGCTTTACGGCAGCTTGGCATTACGCAGTCGCATACTTTGGAGCAGTCTGGCAGGCCGTTATTCTCGGTGTGGTCGTCGGGGCGGCCGTCCAAGTTTTAATCCCAAAGCATTGGATTTTAAAGCTTCTTGGTCATCGCAAACCGACGTCTGTACTCGCGGCAAGCGCCTTGGCAGTACCTGGCATGATGTGTACGTGTTGCAGCGCACCCATTGTTGTCGGTCTTCGTAAACAGGATGTGGCAACGGGTTCAGCTCTGGCATTTTGGCTGGCCAATCCTGTGCTCAATCCCGCCACCATCATTTTTGCAGGATTCGTGTTGGGCTGGAATTTTGCACTCATTCGAATTCTCTTTGGGCTCCTTCTTGTGTTTAGCGTCGGATTTATCGTCAATCAGTTCTTTGAGGATCGCGAAACGCCAAGTGGCGCAAAGCGGGCGGTTGAAAAAGCGTTAGAGCATGATCAGCGCCCTGTTTGGTTGCGGTTTATCACTCAACTTGGCCGAATCTCTTTGACGGTACTTCCAGTTTATGTATTGCTTGTTCTGCTCGTTGGGGCGCTGCGCAGTTGGTTGTTTCCAGCGATTGATTTTACGCATGCGGATGGGGTCATGTGGATCCTTGGATTGGCGCTTGCAGGAACATTCTTTGTGATTCCGACGGCTGGCGAGGTGCCGATTATTCAGACCATGATGCACTATGGTCTCGGTATAGGTCCGGCATGGGCGCTTTTACTTACACTTCCTGCAGTTAGTGCACCTTCAATGGCGATGGTTTGGAGACATTTTTCCAAAAAGGCGTTAGTCTTTACGGGAATCGCCACATTTATAACGGGTATCCTCGCAGGATTTGTAGGACTTTTGTTATGA
- a CDS encoding S-layer homology domain-containing protein: protein MNKKKAMAGAALLVLMNLAPSAFAQSVTGTGYADLAPTSYGAAQIEALTAAGVLHGFANGTFRPNTLITRGQWLAYMMNALQATTQVSPSGGGKEIYRDVRPGSFAYAYVNAAYQAGWIVPSWLGVKAGGDLASIRPRRPGMWRHCLSRR, encoded by the coding sequence GTGAATAAGAAAAAGGCGATGGCGGGGGCGGCTTTACTCGTGCTGATGAACCTTGCGCCTTCTGCGTTTGCGCAGTCGGTGACGGGAACGGGGTATGCGGATCTCGCGCCGACGTCGTATGGGGCAGCGCAGATTGAAGCGCTCACGGCGGCAGGCGTGCTGCACGGGTTTGCGAACGGTACGTTTCGCCCGAACACGCTCATCACGCGCGGACAGTGGCTTGCGTACATGATGAATGCGCTGCAGGCCACGACGCAGGTGTCGCCAAGTGGCGGCGGGAAGGAGATCTATCGGGATGTGCGGCCGGGGAGTTTTGCGTATGCGTATGTGAACGCAGCGTACCAGGCGGGCTGGATCGTACCGAGTTGGCTTGGCGTAAAGGCGGGTGGGGATTTGGCGTCAATCAGGCCGCGTCGACCGGGGATGTGGCGTCACTGTTTGTCGCGGCGCTAA
- a CDS encoding ABC transporter permease — MPIRDTFRVAMRSIFANKMRSILTMLGIIIGVASVIALSAVGTVATHGITAQIESLGTNLLTINSGSASVGGVGAGFGSQPTLLGTDAAAIAASDPDVAYASPMIQSNGQVVYQMNNNSVTVQGVNSDYPMIKNLTVSAGRFFSAQEVARSENVVVLGSDIAQTLFAGTNTSPVGAVIDIKQIPFTVVGVLAAQNTIGVQNPNDYAEIPYTTAMNLFTGSPYVNSILVSAQSPSVMMQAQGEITSTLRFLHHLGTGQASDFQIFNQATTLSALSSITTLISEVLSGVAGISLIVGGIGIMNIMLVSVTERTREIGIRKAIGARRSIILFQFLVESVVLSLSGALLGVLIGGGGAELVGVLMKQGSLVSLTSILVSVLFALAVGTIFGVYPARKAARLNTIEALRYE; from the coding sequence ATGCCGATCAGGGATACCTTTCGCGTCGCCATGCGCAGCATCTTTGCAAACAAGATGCGCTCGATTCTCACCATGCTCGGGATCATTATCGGGGTAGCGTCCGTCATCGCGCTCTCGGCCGTTGGAACGGTTGCGACACACGGGATCACTGCGCAGATTGAGTCGCTTGGCACGAACCTGCTGACGATCAACTCCGGGTCAGCAAGCGTCGGCGGCGTGGGCGCCGGGTTTGGCTCGCAGCCGACACTGCTTGGTACGGATGCGGCGGCAATCGCAGCCAGCGACCCGGACGTGGCGTACGCTTCGCCGATGATCCAGAGCAATGGACAAGTCGTCTATCAAATGAACAACAACTCGGTGACCGTGCAGGGCGTCAACAGCGACTACCCGATGATCAAAAATTTGACGGTCAGCGCGGGTCGGTTTTTTAGCGCGCAGGAAGTGGCGCGAAGTGAAAATGTCGTCGTACTCGGAAGCGACATTGCGCAGACGCTGTTTGCCGGGACAAACACCTCGCCAGTCGGCGCGGTGATCGACATCAAGCAGATTCCGTTTACAGTCGTCGGCGTGCTTGCTGCGCAGAATACGATCGGCGTGCAAAACCCGAACGATTATGCAGAGATTCCGTATACAACAGCGATGAACCTGTTTACCGGAAGTCCATACGTAAACTCGATCCTCGTTTCGGCACAGTCGCCAAGCGTCATGATGCAGGCGCAGGGCGAGATCACGTCGACGCTGCGCTTTTTGCATCATCTCGGAACGGGACAGGCGAGTGACTTCCAAATCTTCAACCAGGCGACCACCTTGAGCGCGCTCAGTTCGATCACGACGCTGATCAGCGAGGTGTTGAGCGGAGTCGCGGGCATCTCGCTGATCGTCGGGGGAATTGGCATCATGAACATCATGCTCGTCTCCGTGACGGAGCGCACACGCGAGATCGGCATTCGCAAGGCGATCGGCGCGCGCCGCTCGATCATCCTGTTTCAGTTTCTCGTCGAATCCGTCGTGCTCAGTCTCTCGGGTGCATTGCTTGGGGTGCTGATCGGCGGCGGCGGCGCTGAACTCGTCGGCGTGCTCATGAAGCAAGGCTCGCTCGTCTCGCTCACATCAATTCTCGTGTCTGTGCTGTTTGCGCTCGCGGTGGGGACGATCTTTGGCGTCTATCCTGCGCGCAAGGCGGCACGCCTGAACACGATTGAAGCGCTGCGCTATGAATAG
- a CDS encoding ABC transporter ATP-binding protein — protein sequence MNKSSLIALRDVTREYLIGGQLVRALRGVSMNIEQGEFVAIMGPSGSGKSTMMSLIGCLDKPSSGTYHLDGADVATLEDDQLARLRNEKIGFVFQNFNLLARTTALENVELPMMYAGVPRKERQERAAHALERVGLKERMHNRPNELSGGQQQRVSIARALVNQPVLLLADEPTGALDSQTTEEILQLFEELHAQGNTIGMVTHEADVGARAKRIIRFRDGSIESDTQAL from the coding sequence ATGAACAAGAGCAGCCTTATCGCGCTGCGCGACGTGACGCGCGAGTATCTGATCGGCGGCCAACTCGTGCGTGCGCTGCGGGGTGTTTCCATGAATATTGAGCAAGGCGAGTTCGTCGCGATCATGGGGCCGTCTGGGTCGGGGAAATCGACGATGATGAGCCTGATCGGCTGTCTTGACAAGCCAAGCAGCGGAACCTATCACCTTGACGGCGCGGATGTGGCAACGCTTGAAGATGACCAGCTCGCGCGGCTGCGCAACGAAAAGATTGGGTTCGTGTTTCAGAATTTCAATCTCCTTGCGCGCACAACGGCGCTTGAAAACGTCGAACTGCCGATGATGTACGCGGGTGTGCCCCGCAAAGAACGCCAGGAGCGTGCTGCCCATGCACTGGAGCGCGTCGGACTAAAAGAGCGGATGCACAACCGTCCAAATGAACTGTCTGGCGGACAGCAGCAGCGTGTCTCCATTGCGCGAGCCTTGGTCAATCAGCCCGTGCTGCTCCTTGCGGACGAACCGACCGGGGCGCTTGACAGCCAGACGACCGAAGAGATCCTGCAACTGTTCGAGGAGCTTCACGCGCAAGGCAACACAATCGGCATGGTGACACACGAAGCGGACGTTGGCGCGCGCGCCAAGCGGATCATTCGCTTTCGCGACGGGTCGATCGAATCGGACACGCAGGCGCTGTAG